From a single Miscanthus floridulus cultivar M001 chromosome 8, ASM1932011v1, whole genome shotgun sequence genomic region:
- the LOC136476433 gene encoding zinc finger CCCH domain-containing protein 56-like isoform X1 translates to MDYTNAIHIIPDAAGPDAWTNAAPSTGGDAAIWATEDDYRQWNADPGYGDRNPSSRAGSEQPPPGKKARGGGGGSDGGGGSSTSKSRAIGKMFFKTKLCCKFRAGTCPYVTNCNFAHGMEELRKPPPNWQEIVAAHEEATEQREEHQIPIMTSGSVVAGDSGGGGSQGGRAYKGRHCKKFYTEEGCPYGDACTFLHDEQSKARESVAISLSPTVGGGGYNAAASANGVMVQKPSNWKTRICNKWEMTGYCPFGSKCHFAHGSAAIIAELHKYGGGLVDIDGRDIASTPDSKQAGASAKAPAESAAASTAMPPHADVYHLGIQSQRSTIVSQRSGQLQRPIQKWKGPDKISRIYGDWIDENE, encoded by the exons ATGGACTACACCAACGCCATCCACATCATCCCGGACGCCGCAGGCCCCGACGCCTGGACCAACGCGGCGCCGTCCACGGGCGGGGACGCCGCCATCTGGGCGACCGAGGACGACTACCGCCAGTGGAACGCCGACCCGGGCTACGGCGACCGGAACCCGTCCTCGCGGGCCGGGAGCGAGCAGCCGCCGCCGGGCAAGAAAGCtcgcggcgggggcggcggcagCGATGGTGGGGGCGGGAGCAGCACGAGCAAGTCGCGCGCCATCGGCAAGATGTTCTTCAAGACCAAGCTCTGCTGCAAGTTCCGGGCCGGGACCTGCCCCTACGTCACCAACTGCAACTTCGCGCACGGCATGGAGGAGCTCCGCAAGCCGCCGCCCAACTGGCAGGAGATCGTGGCCGCCCACGAGGAGGCCACGGAGCAGCGGGAGGAGCACCAGATCCCCATCATGACCTCTGGAAGTGTCGTCGCTGGagacagtggcggcggcggctcgcaGGGGGGCAGGGCGTACAAGGGCCGCCACTGCAAGAAGTTCTATACTGAAGAGGGCTGCCCCTATGGTGACGCGTGCACCTTCCTGCACGATGAGCAGTCCAAGGCGCGGGAGAGCGTGGCCATCAGTCTCTCGCCAACGGTTGGTGGTGGGGGATACAATGCTGCTGCCTCTGCCAATGGAGTGATGGTGCAGAAGCCGTCCAACTGGAAGACGAGGATCTGTAACAAGTGGGAGATGACTGGATACTGCCCATTTGGGAGCAAATGCCACTTTGCTCATGGTTCTGCTG CTATAATTGCAGAACTTCACAAGTATGGAGGGGGCCTTGTGGACATAGATGGCAGGGATATCGCGTCCACTCCTGACTCGAAGCAAGCTGGTGCTTCTGCTAAAGCTCCTGCAGAGTCTGCTGCTGCGTCCACTGCTATGCCCCCTCATGCAGACGTGTACCATCTCGGCATCCAGTCCCAGCGCTCCACCATCGTCAGCCAGAGATCTGGACAACTGCAGAGGCCCATTCAGAAGTGGAAGGGCCCTGACAAGATCAGCAGGATCTATGGTGATTGGATAGATGAGAATGAGTAG
- the LOC136476433 gene encoding zinc finger CCCH domain-containing protein 56-like isoform X2: MDYTNAIHIIPDAAGPDAWTNAAPSTGGDAAIWATEDDYRQWNADPGYGDRNPSSRAGSEQPPPGKKARGGGGGSDGGGGSSTSKSRAIGKMFFKTKLCCKFRAGTCPYVTNCNFAHGMEELRKPPPNWQEIVAAHEEATEQREEHQIPIMTSGSVVAGDSGGGGSQGGRAYKGRHCKKFYTEEGCPYGDACTFLHDEQSKARESVAISLSPTVGGGGYNAAASANGVMVQKPSNWKTRICNKWEMTGYCPFGSKCHFAHGSAELHKYGGGLVDIDGRDIASTPDSKQAGASAKAPAESAAASTAMPPHADVYHLGIQSQRSTIVSQRSGQLQRPIQKWKGPDKISRIYGDWIDENE, translated from the exons ATGGACTACACCAACGCCATCCACATCATCCCGGACGCCGCAGGCCCCGACGCCTGGACCAACGCGGCGCCGTCCACGGGCGGGGACGCCGCCATCTGGGCGACCGAGGACGACTACCGCCAGTGGAACGCCGACCCGGGCTACGGCGACCGGAACCCGTCCTCGCGGGCCGGGAGCGAGCAGCCGCCGCCGGGCAAGAAAGCtcgcggcgggggcggcggcagCGATGGTGGGGGCGGGAGCAGCACGAGCAAGTCGCGCGCCATCGGCAAGATGTTCTTCAAGACCAAGCTCTGCTGCAAGTTCCGGGCCGGGACCTGCCCCTACGTCACCAACTGCAACTTCGCGCACGGCATGGAGGAGCTCCGCAAGCCGCCGCCCAACTGGCAGGAGATCGTGGCCGCCCACGAGGAGGCCACGGAGCAGCGGGAGGAGCACCAGATCCCCATCATGACCTCTGGAAGTGTCGTCGCTGGagacagtggcggcggcggctcgcaGGGGGGCAGGGCGTACAAGGGCCGCCACTGCAAGAAGTTCTATACTGAAGAGGGCTGCCCCTATGGTGACGCGTGCACCTTCCTGCACGATGAGCAGTCCAAGGCGCGGGAGAGCGTGGCCATCAGTCTCTCGCCAACGGTTGGTGGTGGGGGATACAATGCTGCTGCCTCTGCCAATGGAGTGATGGTGCAGAAGCCGTCCAACTGGAAGACGAGGATCTGTAACAAGTGGGAGATGACTGGATACTGCCCATTTGGGAGCAAATGCCACTTTGCTCATGGTTCTGCTG AACTTCACAAGTATGGAGGGGGCCTTGTGGACATAGATGGCAGGGATATCGCGTCCACTCCTGACTCGAAGCAAGCTGGTGCTTCTGCTAAAGCTCCTGCAGAGTCTGCTGCTGCGTCCACTGCTATGCCCCCTCATGCAGACGTGTACCATCTCGGCATCCAGTCCCAGCGCTCCACCATCGTCAGCCAGAGATCTGGACAACTGCAGAGGCCCATTCAGAAGTGGAAGGGCCCTGACAAGATCAGCAGGATCTATGGTGATTGGATAGATGAGAATGAGTAG